The Pyxidicoccus sp. MSG2 DNA segment GTTGGAGTCCCGACCGGCCGCTGGAGGCCCGCAAGCACGGAGAATGAGGCAGGATTTTCCGGTGATTGGGTCGGGGCGCGGCCATGCTCGGCCCTGGAGCCGGGCTTCCAGACACGCGCGCTGTGTGTACCGGCAAGCTCCTCTGCGCGGCTCCCCTCAGGCGCGGTCGGCGGCTCAGCCGTAACCGGGGCCGTGTTCGCGGCGTAGTGGGCACAGCCGCCATCGCGGGCCGTGCATCCCAGCTCCGTCACGAGGTCCCTTCCATGCGACTGTTGCCCGTTGTCGTCACCGTGCTGCTCGCGGCCTGTGGTCCCTCGTCCTCGGTCGATGAGCACGTGGGACTGGTGGGGGACCTGGACACGTCGGAGGCGGGCATCACCGCCTTCGTGCGCGAGGGGCGCTACACGACGTGGCTCGCCGAGCCGGCGCCTCGTGACTCCGTGCGCTCACATGGCCCCAAGGTCCGCGTGTTCTTCAACGACGTGCTGGTGGAGTCGATGCGCGCGGGCAACGCCACGCACCCTCCAGGCAGCATCACCGTGAAGGAGCTGTACGACTCGGAGGGGAGGACGCTGCGGGGCCATGCGCTCGACGTGAAGGTGGTCGAGGGGGCAGGGAAGGACACGTGGATTTTCTTCGAGGGGCTGGGGCCGGACTACGGCGACAACTACTACGGCCGGGGCCACTCGACGTGCCATGGCTGTCATGAGGACAGCGGCCGGGACTACGTCGCCACGCCGCTGCCGGAGTGAGGCACGGGACGCTTACACTGCGCGGCCATGGTCGATGAGCTCGTGCGCAGGCTGGGGCTGGTGCCGCATCCCGAGGGTGGCTTCTACAAGGAGACGTACCGTGCGGCGCTGGCGGTGGAGACGCCGCGAGGCGTGCGCTCGGCGGGCACGGCCATCTACTACCTGTTGCCGCGAGGCTCGTTCGCGGCGTGGCACCGGGTGACCTCGGACGAGGTGTGGCACTTCTACGACGGGCATCCGTTGGAGCTGCTCCTCGTGGGAGCGAGTGGCCGGGTGGAGACGGTGGTGCTCGGGAGGGATGTGACGAAGGGCGAGCAGCCGCAGGTGGTGGTGCACGCGGGCGTCTTGCAGGCGGCGGTGCCGAGTGGGGAGTACACGCTCGTGGGCTGCACCGTGTCGCCGGGTTTCGACTTCGCGGACTGGGAGATGCCGTCCGCGGAGTCCCTGGTGAAGCTGTACCCGGAACAGGCGGAGCTGATGCGGCAGCTCGCGAAGGGGAGTGCGTAGGCCGCGCGAGCACGGGGGCGGTGCGCCACGGCATCCGAAATTTCCTGAGCCGCTGTGCCCACTGAATGGAGAAGCGCCGCGGAAGTGCGCGTCAGGGGTGTGTCGTGCAAGCTGCCCGCGCATGAGGACAGCTCCCCCGCTGTTACGCATGGCCCTGGTCTGCTGCTCGGTGTTGGTGGCCTCGTGCGCCTCGTCACCGGACGGGCGTGCGGGTGACGGAGGCAGTCTTGCCCGGCCTGAAGTCGTGCGGACGACGCGGCTGTCGGGAGACCGGGTGCAACTCTTCTTCACTCCGCTGGCCCCCGTGCCCGCCTGGGAGACGTTGAGTCCGGAAGAAGCCCGCGCGGTGCTGGCCGGCTTCCACCAGGCCTTGCGCCACATGCCTGCGCCCCGCTTCCAGCGAGCACTGGCGACCGAGGGAGGACCAGCCGAGTGGGAGCTGCGGCTCCGGCAAGAGTTCCTTGCGAAGTACGGCCCTTCGCCGTTGCCGCTGCCGGGCTCCTTGGCGCACAGCCGGCTCTACCTCGCGCTGCAGCGCTCTCCCCGGTACATGGGGCCCGGCATCCGGGACGCGGCGGAGGAGCTGTTCCGCTCCCCGGCCTTCCTGGCCAGCGTGACGCTGTCGGTGGTGGTGTACCTGGCGGCGTGGGCGCTGCCGGAGCCAGTCTTCTCCAAGGCCTTCGCGGCGGCGCTGACGGTGAGGCTGGCGATTGCGGTGGGGCTGCTGGAGCTGCGCAACCTGGGGCTGGCCTGCTACCAGCTCTACAAGGACGCGGAGGCGGCGAGGACGGTGGAGGAGTTGGAGGCGGTGGCCGAGCGCTTCGGGAGGGCGATGGGAGGCACGGCGCTGAGGGCGGTGGTGCTGGTGGCCACCTTCGGAGTGGGCAAGGCGCTGCCGAAGGTGCCCGAGGGCGGACTGTGGTCGCTGCTCACGCCGTCGAGGTACGCGATGCCCGGAGGGTTGACGTGGCAGAGCGCGACGACGGCGCAGATGGTGGCGGACGGCACGCTGGTGGTCAGCGGCGTAGCGGTGGGCACGGCGGCCAGCACTGCTTCAGGCGGAGCGGGCAGTGCGTGCACGGACGGCACGGTGAAGAAGGACGGCCACCAGTGGCACCATCTCGCCACGAACAAGAACAACAGCGCTGAAGTACGCGGCGGACCGTGGACGCCTCGTTTCGAGGAACTCTTCGCGAGGGCGGGGATGAGCTTGGAGGACCCGGCGAACCTCGTCTATCTGAAGGGCCACCTGGGCCCTCACCCCGAGGCGTATCACGCAGAGATATTCGATCGGCTCCAGACCGCGCTCGGACCCTGCCGGACCCATGACCAATGCCGCGGCAACCTGTTGCGGGAACTGAGGCGCGTAGCGGATGAACTCTGCACGCATGGCTCTTCGCTCCACCAACTCGTTACGAGATGATGGTGAGAGAGATGCCCACGAATCGCTACTTCAGGCTGACGGACGACATGCGCATCCGACAGCGGTGGCACTTGAGAGCCCCTCGGAATGAGCAGGGGCTGGAGGTGCATCACTGGCAGTTCTTCGAGGGTCGCAGGCTCGAGCAGCAGGGCACGATCCGCTTTCCCGTGAGACCCACTGGCCAGGTTCTCGATTTCACCCTGGACTCCTTTGCTACGCCAGTCGTCCACGAGCGAGTCGTCGACCTCTTCCAGCACCAGCGCATCCAGGACGTCCAGTTCATCCCCGTCCAGGTCGAGGGCCACGAAGGGCCCTACTTCATCCTCAACACGCTCCGCACCATCCGCTGCATCGACGATGCCCGCAGCAAGGAGGTGCGGTACTTCACCCCAGAGGACGAACAACCGGAGCGGGTGGGCGAGTACCGCCTCGTCGTCGGCATGCGCATCGACCCGACGCAGGTCGGCGACGCGCACATCTTCCGCCCGTGGGGTTGGAACGTGGCCCTCATCGTCTCCGAGGACCTCAAGGACGCGATGGACGCCGTGGGCATCACCGGCACGAAGTTCGAACCGGTGTAACCCCACTCAGCAGACGGCTACGGCCGGTTCATCGTGGAGAACGGGAACGACCGGATGACGAAGTTCCCCGCGTCATCCGTCATCCACACCTCCACCGTGTGCTCCCCGTCCACCAACTCCCGCGTATCCAGCTCCGCGGTCCACGTGCCATCCGGTTGCAGCTCCGCCCCTCGGATGCCAGAGCCATCCCGCGTGTACGCCACGCCCTGCACCCCGGTCAGTGAATCCGTCACCCGCGCCGTGAGCGTCACCACCCCGCTGTACGTCCCGCCCGGCACCGGCACCAGCAGCTCCGCCTCCGGAGGCGAGTTGTCGTAGCGCACGGTGCGCGTCAGCGACGTCTTCAATCCCGTCTCGCCCGTCACGTCAATCGTGAAGGTATTGACGCCCGGCACCAGGTGAAGCGTCGCGTCCACTCCGCCACCCCCGCGAGGCAGCGTGTACGTCCCGCCCGACGACACCTTCACCCGCGTCGCGGACGCCGCGTACACGCCGATGCCGTACCACATCGAATCCCCAGGCTGCGGCCCCACGAGCCACCCGTCCGGAAGCCCCGTGCCCACGAACGGCGCCTGGGCGTCCACCCAGACATTCACTTCCTTCTCCGTGACATGGCCCACCGAGTCCGTCGCCCGCACCAGGATGACGTTCTCCCCCGGGCCCAGCCACACCGTGTGCGTCACCGTGCCTCCGCCCGCGGGCAGCTCGCTGACGTGCACCCAGTTCGTCTCCACGCGCACCGGCGACCAGTCCTGCACCACCACCTGCACGTCCACGCTGTACACCGTCAGCCCCAAGCCCTGCACGGGCGAGACGATGTTCAGCTCCGGCCCGGTGCTGTCCACCATCACCAGCGCCTCTTCGCTCGCGATGCCACCGAACGTGTCCACGGCCACCAACTGGATGAAGTTGGGCCCGTCCGTCAGCGGCAGCTCGGCCATCACCAATCCACCGCTGGGGTCCGGCACCACGGGGTAGCGCTGCCCGTGGATGATGAAGACCGCTGACTCGATGCTCGCGTCCGAGCCCGCCGTCGTCGTGTAGCCGCAGACCTCGATGGAGCTCTCCTCCGTGAAGCCCGGCAGTCCGCACAGCGTCACCGACGGATTCGGGAACGGTGAAGGCAGCACCTCCACCTGCCGCGAGTCCGTGCTGCCCAGCCGGTTGTCCCGGTCCGGCTGCAGCGTCACGCCCGAGTACACCGCGCGCACGTCCTGGAGGCCCAGGTCGTCCCACGTCGCGGTCCTCGGACGCCACACCATCGAATAGACGCCATCCCCATCCGCGTCGTTGTCC contains these protein-coding regions:
- a CDS encoding cupin domain-containing protein, with protein sequence MVDELVRRLGLVPHPEGGFYKETYRAALAVETPRGVRSAGTAIYYLLPRGSFAAWHRVTSDEVWHFYDGHPLELLLVGASGRVETVVLGRDVTKGEQPQVVVHAGVLQAAVPSGEYTLVGCTVSPGFDFADWEMPSAESLVKLYPEQAELMRQLAKGSA
- a CDS encoding AHH domain-containing protein, with the translated sequence MALVCCSVLVASCASSPDGRAGDGGSLARPEVVRTTRLSGDRVQLFFTPLAPVPAWETLSPEEARAVLAGFHQALRHMPAPRFQRALATEGGPAEWELRLRQEFLAKYGPSPLPLPGSLAHSRLYLALQRSPRYMGPGIRDAAEELFRSPAFLASVTLSVVVYLAAWALPEPVFSKAFAAALTVRLAIAVGLLELRNLGLACYQLYKDAEAARTVEELEAVAERFGRAMGGTALRAVVLVATFGVGKALPKVPEGGLWSLLTPSRYAMPGGLTWQSATTAQMVADGTLVVSGVAVGTAASTASGGAGSACTDGTVKKDGHQWHHLATNKNNSAEVRGGPWTPRFEELFARAGMSLEDPANLVYLKGHLGPHPEAYHAEIFDRLQTALGPCRTHDQCRGNLLRELRRVADELCTHGSSLHQLVTR
- a CDS encoding imm11 family protein, translated to MPTNRYFRLTDDMRIRQRWHLRAPRNEQGLEVHHWQFFEGRRLEQQGTIRFPVRPTGQVLDFTLDSFATPVVHERVVDLFQHQRIQDVQFIPVQVEGHEGPYFILNTLRTIRCIDDARSKEVRYFTPEDEQPERVGEYRLVVGMRIDPTQVGDAHIFRPWGWNVALIVSEDLKDAMDAVGITGTKFEPV